The Fundidesulfovibrio putealis DSM 16056 DNA window AGCGAGCGCGCAAGGAGCCTCTCGAACAGGGACGACGCCTGGAGCGCGCTTGCCGCGGTGCCGTCCCCGCCGACCTCCTCGACCAGTTCGGGGCGCAGCCTGAACACCGCCCCGCCCACGGCCAGCTGGATGCGGCCCGAAAGACCTCTGCGGTCAAGTTCCTCGCGCACCGAGCGTATGTTCACGGCAGTGGAGAGCATCATGGCCGAGGCGCCCACGACCCTGGCCCCGGTGGCCACGGCCTTGTCCACCAGTTCCGGCGCGCAGACGTCGTTGCCAAGGTCAATCACGTCCCAGCCCGAGGCGCGCAGGAAAATGCCGACCAGCTTGCGCCCCAGGGCGTGGTAGTCGTCCTCGATGCAGCACAGCACCACGGGACCTTTCTTTGCGGCGGGCGTCAGCTCCCCCCGCTCGGCGGCAGCCAGCAGCACTTCCTCCGCCACCTTGCCCGCCACGTAGCCCTGCGCCAGGGAGATGCGCTCCGCCATCCAGTTCTCGCCGATCTCGGCAAGGACCGGCTCCAGCAGGCTGGTGAACATGCAGGTGAAGCCCGAGCGCTCCACTTCACCCAGAAGCATGGCCACCGCCTGATCGCGTTTGGCAGAGAGAATCAGTCCATACAGGTCCCGGCATTCCCTGGAGAGAGGTTCGCTCATGTAGGCTCCGGCACTGGGGTTAGACACAATACCATAGCGTATTAATCCTATATCGGAACCGTAAAAGTGGCAATGTGAGTCTTGGATGCTGTCGGAAATACAGGATGTTGCGGTGCCGGGATGCTTCGTGGCGGGGAGATGCGGAAAACGATTGCGTTGTCCGGGCGTGTGACGGTCGTGGCGCGGACCTGAAGACAATGACCTGAGTCCATCAGCGCATCAGCTTTCCGGAGCGGTGACAGGCCGCACTCCGAACGTGCGGCCTGTGCCACATCAGAGACCGTGCCGGATTATTTCCCTGAGCGCCCAGAAAGCCAGCAGCCAGCCGCACAGCACCACGACCCATCCCGCGATCAGCGCGAGGCTGCGTCCTGCCGGGGTCATGCGCGCCACGCATGCACCCGCGTCTGCCGGGGCTTCGAGCCTCGCTCCCCAGTCGCCGCGCTCAAGCCGGACCTCTTCCATGGGGATGCAGCCGTCCACCATGGCCATGTCCATGGGGAAGCGCGAGCGACGCAGGTGCGCCACCGTGAAGTGGATCAGGAAGATATAGCCCATGGCCAGGAAGGCTTCGTCGTGGTGCAGGGCCAGGGCGATGTTCAGCCACCAGCCCGGTACGAAGCGCGCCGAGGTCACCGGGTCCACCAGCAGCAGGCCGCTGCCGCCGATGATGGCCACGCCCCAGAACACCGCCCAGTAGTCGAACTTCTCCCAATAGGCGAAGCGGTCCAGGCTGGGGTGTTTGTTCATGCCCAGCATCCACCCGACGTGCCTGAAGAAGTCCGAAACGTCCCGGATGCGGGGCATCATGGAATCCGGCCCCGGAATGAGCCCGCGCGGCGAGGTGGCAAGCACGTGGAGCACATGGGCCAGGAGGAGCGCCACCATGAAGATGCCTCCGGCCTTGTGCGCGGCCAGCACCCCGCCCTGTCCCCCGAAGAGGGCGGCCAGCCGCTCTCCCCAGGCGTTTTCGGCGTAGAGTCTGGCAAGTCCCGTGATCGACTGCGCCATGAAGCAGAAGGCCATCAGGGCGTGAAAGATCCTCTGGGTCAGCGTGAAGCGTCGGATGTTCATGGCCGGTCCCCCTTGCGGCTGCGCTCCCGGTATTCCCGCAGAAGCCACAGCAGCGTGTGCGGCACGAACAGAAGGAAAACGCCGAGCAGCAGCGCGCTCATGCCCCAGGACACCCAGGACAGCGCCTTGAACTCCTTGGCGGCTTCTTCCGAGAGCGGCGCGGGCTGGTGCACCACGAACGTGGCGAAGGACGCACCGGCCCCCTCGTGGCATTTGGCGCAGACGTAGGCGTGTTTGCGCGCGGGGTTCAGCCTGGAGAAGAAGTGATTGACGCTGGCCACGGGCTCCGGGCCGTGGCACTGACGGCAGGTGATGCCCGCGTGCTCTGCGTGGCTATTGCGCGCGGCCCCGGCGTGGCAGTCCTCGCACTTCTTGAAGCGATAGTAGGGGATGCCCGCGTGGGAATCGGCCAGGAACATCCGGTTGCGCGCCCGGCTTTGCGAGGCAGACCCCTGGACGGTTCCCGGTCCCAGACGTTGGAACTCGCTCTGCCTCTGCCTGGGCAGGACCTCGGTGTCGTCGTACTGGCCGCTGCTGGCCTCGTAGGCCTGGTAGCCGGTGCGGCGCGACGAATACTCACCCTGGCTCCACGCCCAGGGCGGCGCGGCCAGCGCGATACCCAGAACAAGCAGGGCTATGGCTTTGAACCTCATGATGCCCTCCACTCGTTGAGGCCCGTCCGCCTGGAATGCCCGGCGGACGGACCGTCATCCGGGCGCTAGTTTCCCGCCTTGATCATGTCCACGCTGTCGATGACCTTGCCCTGCGGCCTGGGCAGCTGGGCCAGTGCGTCGTACTTCTGCTGGAGCGTGGCCAGATCGTCCTTGGCGTGGTGATGGCATTTCACGCAGGAGTTGGGGATCTTGGGGTCCTTGAGGGTTTCCTTGGGCAAGAGCGTCTTGAACACGTGGCTGTGCAGGTCGCCCGATTCGGCGCTGGTGACCACGCGCGGCATGTGGCAGCCCAGGCAGTTGCCGAAGGAGTGGATGGCGTGCGCCTGGTTGGAGTTGGTGCGGGTATGGCAGGAGAGGCACTGCTTGGAGCCGGATTCGCGGGTCTGGAAGCGGGTCTTGCCGATGCCCAGCTCATGCACGTAGTGGCAGGAGGTGCACATGACGCCTTCCGCGAAGTGCTTGGACTGCTTCCAGTCGATGTACTGCTGGTGGTGCGCCTTGGAGAACTCGTTGCCGTAGAGGTGCTGGGCGTCCCCGCCCGCGAAGGACGTGGACTTGAAGTAGGTTTCCAGGGCCTTGCCGGGCAGGTAGCCCACAGGCCATTCGGCCTTGTCGTTCTTTGTGGCCTTGCCCCGGTTGTGGCAGGAGCCGCATATCTGGGCGGCCACGCCGCTGGTCAGCTTGGCCGGGTTGACGATGGTGGCGCGCTTGTCGAACACCTGGGCCTTGGGCAGGGCCGTGTGCCAGGAACCCGGGCCGTGGCAGGCTTCACAGCCCACGCTCGGCTCGAAGGTGTTTTTCGCCAGGTCCACGCCGGTGGCGTGGCAGCCGCCGCACTTGAGTATCCAGGAACTCTTGTCCCAGGTGGCCTCGTTGTAGTTCACCCAGCGCCCGGTGTCGGAGTTGTACTGGATGGGGGCTATCACCAGCATGCCGTTCTTCTCGACGACGTAGCGCTGCTTCCACTGGCTGCCGATGGTGTAGAGCACTTCCTCGGGTTTGGGGATGTAGAAGTCCTCGGGCTTGACCTTGAGATTCTGAAGCTTGGCCAGATCGGCCCGGATCACGTCGGGATTGAGGTCGGCGATGATGACGTCCTTGTCTTTTCGCGCGTCGCCAAGCATCCGGCTGTGCAGGGTCATCATCCAGGAGTCGAAGTGTTCGAGATGGCAGGATTTGCATCGATCGGAACCGACATAGACCTTGGGCTTGGACGTGACCTCCGCCACGTTCACTTTCTCCCCTCCGCCGCCTCCGCACGCCGTCACGGCCAGAACTGCCAAAACCGCAAGCATTGCCAGGAACAAGGACGCCCGTTTCATATGCCGATCCTCCTCGGTTGGTTCAGCCGGTACTTCTCTCCTTCATGCTACAGGTATTATTATTGACACTAACTATGTTCGCCTTCTTTGGGAAACTGTCAATGGATTTGTCCTCGGCAGCGCGAAATCTTTTCCACTGTCTCCAGGTGCGCGTCGCCTGAAAGGGCTGGCGGCGGGAAACCTCGCTTGACGTCGGCTGAAAGCAGTTGCCCTGGAGTCGAATACCCTTTAGCAACCCTGACGGATGCTTATTGCGCGCCATCTGATCCACGAGAGCCGCAAGAGGCAGGTATTGCGCAACGGCGGCGGGATGAACCCCTAACCGCCAGGATTCGCTTTTGCGGCATGGTTCATGCCGCCAGTTTTCCCGGATTCCGGATCAGGATGACGTACCCCTGCGGGTGATGAACCGTATTCCCCAGAGCACACAATGAATTCGACCGTCCTACCGGCTGTGTCCTGGACTGCCCCCCGAACCCGAAGCTTCATCCTGTGCCTCGTGAGCCTGGCCGTCCTGGGAGCGCTTCTTTCGGGCTGCGCCGGGACCAGCGTCAAACCGGTCCCGCTTTCCGAGCGCTTCAAGGCCCTGGACCGGACAGCCCTCAACTCAGACCTGCCCAGCGAACTCACCCTGGCCTACCTGAAACAGCGCGACCTGACGGAGCAGTGGAACAACGACCCCGAGGGGCTCATCAGCCGCCTGGACGCCAAATATCACGCCGATCCGGGCCTCGGGACCCTGTTCGCCCTGGTCGAGCTCTCGCACCTCCAGGCCAAGCGGTTGAAATCCCAGCCGGAGAAGGCCGCAACCTACGATCTGGCCTGCGCGGTCTATTCCTATCTGTTCCTGTTCGACCCCAAGGTCATCCCTCCCAAGGGGGCCTTTCGCCCCAACGCGCGGCTGGCCTCGGAATTCCACAACCGTTCGTTGTCCAGGTATCTGCTGTACGCCCGCTCGGCGGACATCCGTTTCGAACCCGGCAGGCAGCTGCCCCTGGCTGTGGGCTTGCTGGAGCTCAAGGAGCGGTTGAGCGGCCTGCCGTTCAGCCCCGAAGAGTTCTCCGAGTTCCATCTGGCCTTCGAGTACGCTGTCTCGGGTCTGGACGTGACCTACTCCGTTCCCGGCATCGGCGCGCCGCTGTTTCTGGTGCGCAATTCCGGCAAGACCGACAAGCCAGGCGGGGACCGCCCGGAGGACCGCTTTCTGACGCGCGTGCGCCAGGTGCTGGCCGCGACCCTGTTCCTGCGCATCGAAACCGAACCAGAGCTGGACGCCTACGGGAACCGGGTCTACCGCAGCCGCCTGGAACTCTACGATCCCATGCGGGTGAACACGGTCCAGGTGGGCGACATGTCGGTGCCCCTGGAAACCGACACCACCACGCCCCTGGCCTGGATGGCCGCCACCTCTCCAGCGCCCCAGGGAATCAAGGGCCTCATGGACCCGGACGCCCTGAAGGCCGCCCAGGGGCTCTACATGCTCCAGCCCTACCAGAAGGGCAAAATCCCGGTGGTGTTCGTGCACGGCCTCATAAGCTCCCCCATGACCTGGCTGCCCATGATAAACGGCCTGATGGGCGATCCGGCGCTACGCGAACGCTATCAGTTCTGGTACTTCTCCTACCCCACCGGAAACCCGGTGTACTACTCCGCCTCGCTCCTGCGCGAGAGCCTGGAGAACACCCGCAAGGCCTTCGACCCGGACGGCACGGACCCGGCCTTCAACAACATGCTCATCGTGGGGCACAGCATGGGGGGGCTGCTGGCCAAGGCCATGGTCCAGGACAGCGGGGACAGCCTGTGGAGCGCCCTCTCCAAGGCGCAGTTCTCCGAAGTGGCCATCTCCCCGGACGCACGGGAGCTGCTGGACAAGGTATTCTTCTTCAAACCCCTGCCCTACATTACGGAGGCCGTGTTCATCGCCACGCCGCACCGGGGCTCGGAGATGGCGCTGGGCAACATCGGCAGGATCGCCAAGGCCCTGGTGACGCTGCCCCTGACGATGGCGAAGGTGAGTTCGGCTTTGTTCCAGGCGCTGGCCTCGCTCGGCCAGAAATCCCCCGTGGAAGGCCTGCCCACCGGCATCGACGGGCTCTCTCCGAAGAATCCGGTGCTGAAGGCGTCGGCAGGATTGCCGGTGGCCGTGCCCTTCCACTCCATCATCGGCAACGAGAGCAAGGCCGGGGTCGCTGGCGGGTCGGACGGGGTGGTGCCCTACTGGAGCTCCCACCTGGACGGGGCGCAGACCGAGCTTGTCGTCAAGTCCGGCCACGGGGCGCACGAGCATCCCCTGGCCATCCGCGAGGTGCGGCGCATCATGCTGGAACACGCCTCGAGGGATGACAGGAACCCCCAATGACCCGAGCCGCCGCACTGGTCCTGAGGTTCCTGGCGGCGGTGGCCGTGTCCCTGATGACCGGGTGGGCCGCCCTGGCCGTCTACTGGTCAGACATCCAGAGCCCGGCCCTGCGCACGTCCCTGGCGGTCGGGATTGCCCTGGCGACGGTGTTGGCCTTCGCGCTACAGCCCCGCAAGGGCAGGGTGCTTGCCGGGTATCTGGCCTGTTTCCTGCTGTTTACGCTCTGGTGGTCCGGGATCGCCCCCTCCAACGTCCGCGACTGGCAACGCGACGTGGCCGTGCCGCCACATGCCGAGGTGAATGGCGACCTGGTGACGATGCACGACGTCCGGGACTTCTCCTATGCAACCGAGACAGACTATAAGCCCCGCTACCACGACAAGACCTACGACCTCGCGCGGCTCGACACCGTGGACCTCATCGCCGTGTACTGGATGGGGGACGCCATCGCCCACGTGATGATGAGCTTCGGCTTCGAGGGAGGGGACTTCCTGTGCTTTTCCATCGAGACCCGCAAGGAAGTGGGCGAGGAGTACTCCTCGCTCAAGGGCTTCTTCAGGCAATACGAGCTGACGTACGTGGCCGCAGAGGAGCGTGATCTGATCCGTCTGCGTACGGACTACCGGAATCCGCCCGAGGACGTGTACCTCTACCGCACCCGCATCCCGAAGGAGAACGCCCGCAAGCTGTTCATGGAATATGTGAAACAGATCAACAGTCTGTATGCCAGGCCGGAATTCTACAACACCCTCACCACCAACTGCACCACGAACATAGTGAGCCATGTGCGCGCCTTTGGCGGCAAGGTAAGCTTCAACTGGAAGATACTGCTGTCCGGCTATGCTCCGCAGTATGTGTACGAACTGGGCGGCCTGGATGAGACGCTCCCCTTCGAGGAACTGCGGGCCAGGAGTCATGTGAATGCTGCGGCGCACGCCGCAGGGGACGCTCCGGATTTCTCCGCGAGGATTCGGGCGGGCCTGCCTGGAATGGCCCGCTGAGGCAATCAGGCCTTCGGCTTCCGGGATATTTGTCCGGGAGTCGCTGAAGGGCCTGCGGCATGTTGCCGCAGGCCCTGTTTTTTTGCCGTCTGGCAGGGAAGCCACGCACACGCTGCGGCTCGGCATGGCCTGGCTGTGGGCATTCATAGAGTTCTGAACGCGGAGGCGAGGACCGTCTCTTTTTCCACAAAAATGCGGTGCAATCCGGAAGATGCCATGGGCCTTGGAAGGCATGGCAGACGTGATTGGCGTGGAATTCAAGACGGCAAACGGTACAGATCGTTCGCTTGGGCAAGTGTAAGGAACTTGGGAACAGCGTGTCGACATGTTTTACATTCATATGATTGGTGTTCTGTATATATCCTGAATTGTTGAGGTTGTGATTGGTCCGTATTTTGCTGTGTGGTTTGTGGTGCTTAGGGGCGCGAGCTGGTTTGCTCGATGTTCACGGCCTGGCTCCCCTCCGGATGGTATACGCCGCATGTACGAATATTGATGTATTCGGGTTGAACAGAGTCGTGCGTTCGTTTCGTCGTGGCCGGATATGGTGCAGTGTTAATGATTAACCAATTCAATCAGGGGTTTATATGAAAATTTCATCAATTATCTTTCTGTTTATGTTCATCCTGTCCTGCGCCACGAATTCTCACGCGCTTACGCAGACCTTCATGGGTGAAGATTTGGGATTGGGAGAAGGAACCAGACTGAACTCCTACCCGAATGCTTCCTCTGCAAATGCGGCATTCCTGAGCAACCTCGTCGGGGTTGGTGCGGAAAAATTTGAAAGTTTCTCCACCGGAGCCTCCGCTCCCCTGAACGTGTTGTTCTCGAACGGCGTCACCGCGACCCTGAACGGTACGGGTTCAATAGCCACCGTGAGCAGCGGCACCAACGGTTTTGGCCGCTACCCCATCTCCGGAAGCAACTACTATGAAGCCTCCGGTGTTTTCTCCATTGATTTCAGTGCTCCCATTGTCGCCTTTGGTTTCTACGGCATCGACATCGGCGACTTCAACGGCCAGGTGACCGCCACCACCCTGAACGGCAGCTCACACCTGTATAATGTCGGCAACTCCATGAACATTTCCGGCGGGTCCGTGCTGTTCTGGGGCCTGATCGACACGCTGAACCCCTTCACCTCCATCACTTTCGGCAACACCAACGCCGGTACGGACTTCTTCGGCTTTGACGACTTCACCATCGGCACCATCCAGCAGGTCGCTGCCACTCCCGAACCCGGCACGATGGTGCTGATGGGTCTTGGCGCGGTGGGCGCGTTTTTCCTGAAGCGCAGGCACGGCAGAGCCGCCGCCTAGGTCTTCCCGATCCGTTCCTTCGGATGCTAACGTCCCGGCAGGCTCAGGTCTGCCGGGACTTTTTTGTGCACCACGGGCCGCTGGAAGTTGTCCGTGTGAACGAGGGGGCGGCCTTGACGCCGCCCTGGTCGTTTTGTATCGAGCCTGCATCCCACGGCCTATTCTCAAGAGGTTTTTTTGAGAACCAACACAATGGATCTTGTCAGGCTGGTTGTCGGCGAGAGCCGCGGCCAGTAAGCGCCCCGAAGCCTGGCCTTCTTGAGGCAGGCATGTTTCTTGGGGCGAACTGTCCTCCCGCACCAAACCTGCCCGGCATTCCGGGCCGGTCTCTTCCTGCTTTCGTCCGACAACAGCGTCCCTGGCGATTCTCATGGCAATCACGGCCATATATGTCGCATGAGCGGGCCTTGCGCCCGTCTCTTCGCCGACTATGGGCCACACTGCGCTCAAGGAGTGCCACAATGCTGATCAGAGACGAACGGCCTGAAGACGTTTCACGCATATCACAGATACACTACGCCGCCTTCAAAGGGCACCCGGTCCATCCCCCCGGCTCGGAGCCGGTGGAGCATCGTATAGTCGCGAGTCTGCGCGCCTCCGGTTCCCTGACGCTCTCCCTGCTGGCGGAAGTCGAAGGGGAGGCGGTGGGGCATATCGCCCTCTCGCCCGCCGTTGTGGGAGGCGATTCCGACGGTTGGTTCCTGCTCGGTCCGGTCGGCGTCCTGCCTGGCCTCCAGGGGCGGGGCATAGGTTCCGGTCTGGTCCGCGAGTCGTTGCGGCAAATGCGCGACATGGGGGCCGTCGGCGTCGTGCTGGTGGGGGACCCCGGATTCTACACCCGGTTCGGGTTCGTAAGCGTGCCGGGCCTGATCTATCCGGGCGTTCCGGACCAGTATGTGCTTGCGGCGCGCTTCGCGGACACGACCCCCAACGGTGATATCGTGGCTCACAAGGCCTTTAACATCACTGCCGTGTAGCGTCCGCAACGCCTTACGAGAGACGACGCCGGAACCAGCGGCGAGGCTGCCGGGCGGTCGCATCAACGATAAGAGGGGCATCCTGCATAGGCAGGATGCCCCTCGCTGGTATTGTCGTTGTCCACAGCTACTCAAGCCCTACGGCAAGAGAGACTGCATAGCCTTGGGCTGAATACAGTCCGGCAATGGCTTGGCGAGGCCATGATCAAGGGCCAATGCAAAGTGGTGGATTTCAAAGAGAGAGAAGCCACCGCTTGGTAGATGGCTTCAGTATACCCAGCGTATACCCAGGCCCAAAGAAAAAGGAGCCTACTTTCGTAAGCTCCTGATTTTCTGTGGCGTCCCCAAGGGGATTTGAACCCCTGTTAGCGGCGTGAGAGGCCGTGAACATAAACCCTTCCCTAAATGCCCCTTTTTCGTCCATACAAACACCCCGAAACAAGCATGAGGAGTGTAGTATGGCTTCTATTTCGAGCGCTTGGGCCTTGTATGCTAAACTTGTCCTGTCAACTGCATCAACCCATTCAATCGCGACAGAGACAGGGCGATGGAACAATCATATTCTCAAACATTTTGACCCAGACTGCGAGATTGAGAGCATAACCAGTATGAACTTACTAGAGTTCAGGTCCTCTCTTATCGGCAAGAAACTAAGTCCTCAAAGCATAAGTCACTGCTTGTCACTGTTTAGACGAGTACTTCAACGTGCAAAGCAATGGAAATTGATAAGTGGTGAGCTTCCTTCGTTTGACATGCCAAGGTTCGATAACAAACGCATCCGTTTTTTGACAAAAGAAGAGGCAAACGAGTTGTTGCTTTGTGTGTCACTAAAGTCATCACTTTGGCATGACATCTGCGTGCTCGCACTACATACGGGACTGCGTTCAGGGGAGCTTTTCAAGCTTCGCCCCTGTCATTTCGACTCTCAGAATTCCGCTCTGCATGTGCTCGATACGAAATCAAACAGCAACCGGACAGTGCCTCTGAACAAGCAGGCGTTGGAAGTCCTGAGTCGAAACATTTCCCGCAAGGAACTTATTTTCACAGAGCATGGGAAGCAGATTTTGTATGCCGGGAGAACCTTCAGGCAGGCCGTCGAAATCTGTCGCCTGAACTCCCACACACAGGATCGTCGCCAGCGGGTAGTTTTTCATACCCTTCGCCACACCTTTGCGAGCTGGCTGGTTCAGTCAGGCATCCCCCTTGCCGTGGTTGGCCAACTTCTCGGCCATAAATCCATGCAAATGACGATGCGCTATGCCCACCTCGCCCCAGCCCAAGGGGTGTCAGCTGTCAAAGCCCTAGAGCAGTTCACCAACTCTGTCAACTTGGAGTAAAAAAGTCGGTTTCCTCTTTTGGCGTCTTCAAGTCTTCCGCTGGATTGTAGCCAGCGGAAGACCAGTCTTTCAAATTCAAGACCTTGTCAAGAATCAAAAGCCAGTTCGATTTTATTTTGTCTTGTGATTTGTCAACATAGCGCATTTTTCTGTCACCGTCGTGCATGTTGTGTCAACGTAGCGTTTTTAACTGTCAACAAGGCGGCGGAAAGTGTCAAAGCATTATGTTGACAGACAG harbors:
- a CDS encoding cobalamin B12-binding domain-containing protein, whose translation is MSEPLSRECRDLYGLILSAKRDQAVAMLLGEVERSGFTCMFTSLLEPVLAEIGENWMAERISLAQGYVAGKVAEEVLLAAAERGELTPAAKKGPVVLCCIEDDYHALGRKLVGIFLRASGWDVIDLGNDVCAPELVDKAVATGARVVGASAMMLSTAVNIRSVREELDRRGLSGRIQLAVGGAVFRLRPELVEEVGGDGTAASALQASSLFERLLARSLSLFPEQPA
- a CDS encoding formate dehydrogenase subunit gamma, producing the protein MNIRRFTLTQRIFHALMAFCFMAQSITGLARLYAENAWGERLAALFGGQGGVLAAHKAGGIFMVALLLAHVLHVLATSPRGLIPGPDSMMPRIRDVSDFFRHVGWMLGMNKHPSLDRFAYWEKFDYWAVFWGVAIIGGSGLLLVDPVTSARFVPGWWLNIALALHHDEAFLAMGYIFLIHFTVAHLRRSRFPMDMAMVDGCIPMEEVRLERGDWGARLEAPADAGACVARMTPAGRSLALIAGWVVVLCGWLLAFWALREIIRHGL
- a CDS encoding cytochrome c3 family protein; translation: MRFKAIALLVLGIALAAPPWAWSQGEYSSRRTGYQAYEASSGQYDDTEVLPRQRQSEFQRLGPGTVQGSASQSRARNRMFLADSHAGIPYYRFKKCEDCHAGAARNSHAEHAGITCRQCHGPEPVASVNHFFSRLNPARKHAYVCAKCHEGAGASFATFVVHQPAPLSEEAAKEFKALSWVSWGMSALLLGVFLLFVPHTLLWLLREYRERSRKGDRP
- a CDS encoding ammonia-forming cytochrome c nitrite reductase subunit c552, whose amino-acid sequence is MKRASLFLAMLAVLAVLAVTACGGGGGEKVNVAEVTSKPKVYVGSDRCKSCHLEHFDSWMMTLHSRMLGDARKDKDVIIADLNPDVIRADLAKLQNLKVKPEDFYIPKPEEVLYTIGSQWKQRYVVEKNGMLVIAPIQYNSDTGRWVNYNEATWDKSSWILKCGGCHATGVDLAKNTFEPSVGCEACHGPGSWHTALPKAQVFDKRATIVNPAKLTSGVAAQICGSCHNRGKATKNDKAEWPVGYLPGKALETYFKSTSFAGGDAQHLYGNEFSKAHHQQYIDWKQSKHFAEGVMCTSCHYVHELGIGKTRFQTRESGSKQCLSCHTRTNSNQAHAIHSFGNCLGCHMPRVVTSAESGDLHSHVFKTLLPKETLKDPKIPNSCVKCHHHAKDDLATLQQKYDALAQLPRPQGKVIDSVDMIKAGN
- a CDS encoding esterase/lipase family protein; the encoded protein is MNSTVLPAVSWTAPRTRSFILCLVSLAVLGALLSGCAGTSVKPVPLSERFKALDRTALNSDLPSELTLAYLKQRDLTEQWNNDPEGLISRLDAKYHADPGLGTLFALVELSHLQAKRLKSQPEKAATYDLACAVYSYLFLFDPKVIPPKGAFRPNARLASEFHNRSLSRYLLYARSADIRFEPGRQLPLAVGLLELKERLSGLPFSPEEFSEFHLAFEYAVSGLDVTYSVPGIGAPLFLVRNSGKTDKPGGDRPEDRFLTRVRQVLAATLFLRIETEPELDAYGNRVYRSRLELYDPMRVNTVQVGDMSVPLETDTTTPLAWMAATSPAPQGIKGLMDPDALKAAQGLYMLQPYQKGKIPVVFVHGLISSPMTWLPMINGLMGDPALRERYQFWYFSYPTGNPVYYSASLLRESLENTRKAFDPDGTDPAFNNMLIVGHSMGGLLAKAMVQDSGDSLWSALSKAQFSEVAISPDARELLDKVFFFKPLPYITEAVFIATPHRGSEMALGNIGRIAKALVTLPLTMAKVSSALFQALASLGQKSPVEGLPTGIDGLSPKNPVLKASAGLPVAVPFHSIIGNESKAGVAGGSDGVVPYWSSHLDGAQTELVVKSGHGAHEHPLAIREVRRIMLEHASRDDRNPQ
- a CDS encoding Lnb N-terminal periplasmic domain-containing protein, whose product is MTRAAALVLRFLAAVAVSLMTGWAALAVYWSDIQSPALRTSLAVGIALATVLAFALQPRKGRVLAGYLACFLLFTLWWSGIAPSNVRDWQRDVAVPPHAEVNGDLVTMHDVRDFSYATETDYKPRYHDKTYDLARLDTVDLIAVYWMGDAIAHVMMSFGFEGGDFLCFSIETRKEVGEEYSSLKGFFRQYELTYVAAEERDLIRLRTDYRNPPEDVYLYRTRIPKENARKLFMEYVKQINSLYARPEFYNTLTTNCTTNIVSHVRAFGGKVSFNWKILLSGYAPQYVYELGGLDETLPFEELRARSHVNAAAHAAGDAPDFSARIRAGLPGMAR
- a CDS encoding PEP-CTERM sorting domain-containing protein codes for the protein MKISSIIFLFMFILSCATNSHALTQTFMGEDLGLGEGTRLNSYPNASSANAAFLSNLVGVGAEKFESFSTGASAPLNVLFSNGVTATLNGTGSIATVSSGTNGFGRYPISGSNYYEASGVFSIDFSAPIVAFGFYGIDIGDFNGQVTATTLNGSSHLYNVGNSMNISGGSVLFWGLIDTLNPFTSITFGNTNAGTDFFGFDDFTIGTIQQVAATPEPGTMVLMGLGAVGAFFLKRRHGRAAA
- a CDS encoding GNAT family N-acetyltransferase; amino-acid sequence: MLIRDERPEDVSRISQIHYAAFKGHPVHPPGSEPVEHRIVASLRASGSLTLSLLAEVEGEAVGHIALSPAVVGGDSDGWFLLGPVGVLPGLQGRGIGSGLVRESLRQMRDMGAVGVVLVGDPGFYTRFGFVSVPGLIYPGVPDQYVLAARFADTTPNGDIVAHKAFNITAV
- a CDS encoding tyrosine-type recombinase/integrase, yielding MASISSAWALYAKLVLSTASTHSIATETGRWNNHILKHFDPDCEIESITSMNLLEFRSSLIGKKLSPQSISHCLSLFRRVLQRAKQWKLISGELPSFDMPRFDNKRIRFLTKEEANELLLCVSLKSSLWHDICVLALHTGLRSGELFKLRPCHFDSQNSALHVLDTKSNSNRTVPLNKQALEVLSRNISRKELIFTEHGKQILYAGRTFRQAVEICRLNSHTQDRRQRVVFHTLRHTFASWLVQSGIPLAVVGQLLGHKSMQMTMRYAHLAPAQGVSAVKALEQFTNSVNLE